One genomic window of Bacillus mycoides includes the following:
- a CDS encoding N-acetyldiaminopimelate deacetylase: MTVSKFVQVRRDLHKIPEIGFKEWKTQQYILDYIGTLPNECLEVRTWKTGVIVKVNGKNPEKIIGYRADIDGLPITEETGYEFSSVHEGMMHACGHDLHATIGLGLLTAAVSERIDDDLVFIFQPAEEGPGGALPMLESDELKEWKPNMILGLHIAPEYSVGTIATKEGLLFANTSELYVDLKGKGGHAAYPHTANDMIVAVSHLVTQLQSVISRNVDPLDSAVITIGKITGGTVQNIIAEKSRLEGTIRTLSVESMKRVKSRIEAIVAGIEASFQCEAVIDYGAMYHQVYNNEELTREFMQFTREQTNMDVITCTEAMTGEDFGYMLREIPGFMFWLGVNSEYGLHHAKLKPDEEVIEKAIVFLNQYVKWKGNRK; encoded by the coding sequence ATGACAGTAAGCAAATTTGTCCAAGTTCGTAGAGATTTACATAAAATTCCGGAAATCGGATTTAAAGAGTGGAAAACACAACAGTATATTTTAGATTATATAGGAACGCTTCCTAACGAATGTTTGGAAGTGAGAACATGGAAAACAGGTGTAATTGTTAAAGTAAATGGGAAAAATCCTGAAAAAATAATAGGTTATCGTGCAGATATAGACGGTCTACCTATTACAGAGGAAACTGGATATGAATTCTCTTCTGTCCATGAAGGAATGATGCATGCATGTGGACATGATTTGCATGCAACAATCGGTTTAGGCCTTCTAACAGCGGCTGTAAGCGAAAGAATAGATGATGATCTTGTATTTATATTCCAACCAGCTGAAGAAGGTCCAGGTGGTGCACTTCCTATGTTAGAAAGTGATGAGTTAAAAGAATGGAAGCCCAATATGATTCTTGGACTTCATATTGCGCCTGAATACTCTGTGGGAACAATTGCGACAAAAGAAGGTTTATTATTTGCGAATACATCAGAGTTATACGTTGATTTAAAAGGAAAAGGTGGACATGCTGCATATCCGCATACAGCAAATGATATGATTGTTGCAGTGAGTCATCTCGTTACACAACTTCAATCAGTTATTAGTCGTAATGTGGATCCCCTAGACAGTGCGGTAATTACAATTGGGAAAATTACAGGTGGTACAGTTCAAAACATTATCGCAGAAAAGTCTCGTTTAGAAGGAACAATTCGAACGCTATCAGTGGAATCAATGAAACGTGTTAAAAGCCGAATTGAGGCAATTGTTGCGGGAATAGAAGCTTCCTTTCAATGTGAAGCTGTTATTGACTACGGAGCGATGTATCATCAAGTGTATAACAATGAAGAGTTAACGAGAGAATTTATGCAATTTACACGTGAACAAACGAATATGGACGTAATTACATGTACGGAGGCAATGACAGGTGAAGACTTCGGTTATATGCTTCGAGAGATACCTGGATTTATGTTTTGGCTTGGAGTAAATTCAGAATATGGTTTACATCATGCGAAATTAAAACCAGACGAAGAGGTTATTGAGAAAGCGATTGTATTTTTAAATCAATATGTGAAGTGGAAGGGAAATAGAAAGTGA
- the dapD gene encoding 2,3,4,5-tetrahydropyridine-2,6-dicarboxylate N-acetyltransferase, whose translation MKMMDANEIISFIQNSEKKTPVKVYIKGDLKEVTFPETVQAFVNKKSGVLFGEWSEIKTILDENNKHIVDYVVENDRRNSAIPMLDLKGIKARIEPGAIIRDHVEIGDNAVIMMNATINIGAVIGEGTMIDMNAVLGGRATVGKNCHVGAGAVLAGVIEPPSAKPVIVEDDVVIGANVVVLEGVTVGKGAVVAAGAVVTEDVPPYTVVAGTPARVIKEIDEKTKAKTEIKQELRQLNPEK comes from the coding sequence ATGAAAATGATGGACGCTAACGAAATTATTTCGTTTATTCAAAACAGTGAAAAGAAAACTCCTGTAAAGGTATACATAAAAGGGGATTTAAAAGAAGTAACATTCCCTGAAACGGTACAAGCATTTGTAAATAAAAAATCTGGTGTATTATTCGGAGAATGGTCTGAAATTAAGACAATTCTTGATGAAAATAACAAGCACATTGTTGACTATGTAGTTGAGAACGACCGTCGTAATTCTGCAATTCCAATGCTTGATTTAAAAGGTATCAAAGCTCGTATTGAGCCAGGCGCGATTATTCGTGACCATGTAGAAATTGGTGACAACGCTGTTATCATGATGAATGCAACAATTAACATCGGTGCTGTAATTGGTGAAGGTACTATGATCGACATGAACGCAGTGCTTGGTGGACGTGCAACAGTTGGTAAAAATTGTCACGTAGGTGCAGGTGCTGTACTTGCCGGTGTTATTGAGCCACCTTCTGCAAAACCAGTTATCGTTGAAGATGATGTTGTAATTGGTGCAAATGTAGTGGTTCTAGAAGGTGTTACAGTAGGTAAAGGTGCAGTTGTAGCAGCAGGAGCTGTTGTAACAGAAGATGTGCCTCCATATACAGTTGTTGCGGGAACTCCGGCACGTGTAATTAAAGAAATTGATGAGAAGACAAAAGCAAAAACTGAAATCAAACAAGAGCTTCGTCAATTAAACCCAGAGAAATAA
- a CDS encoding LysR family transcriptional regulator, with product MEAKERGRKLQIDDFQMMVVLAQESNMRKAAERLFVSQPALSQRLQSMEKQWGMKFFIRSQKGLTITPEGEKVANYAKEMLQREEDIKSELALFRTETYGTLKIAVASVIGQYWLPPVLKKFVHKYPSVKIALFTGWSSEVQKQFYEGDVHVAILRGSQEYKGQKQQLFEDELYLVDKEIKDISMLKETNRPFIQFKSDSTYYGQIQNWWYGLFSNPPKRTIVVDQIETCKQLVLNGIGYALLPSTVLKEVQENMYKTPVQLTRETWLLTSDSARQLKQVQAFLEIIEEIQMEK from the coding sequence ATGGAAGCTAAGGAAAGAGGGAGAAAGTTGCAAATTGATGATTTTCAAATGATGGTTGTGTTAGCTCAGGAATCAAATATGAGAAAAGCGGCGGAACGTTTATTTGTTTCCCAACCTGCGCTTAGTCAACGATTACAATCTATGGAGAAACAATGGGGAATGAAATTTTTTATTCGTTCACAAAAAGGATTAACAATTACACCTGAAGGGGAAAAAGTTGCAAATTATGCAAAAGAAATGTTACAACGGGAAGAGGATATTAAAAGTGAACTGGCTCTTTTTAGAACGGAAACATACGGAACGTTAAAAATAGCTGTTGCATCAGTCATTGGGCAATATTGGCTTCCACCTGTTTTGAAAAAATTTGTGCATAAGTATCCTTCTGTGAAGATAGCTCTGTTTACTGGCTGGAGTAGTGAAGTGCAAAAGCAATTTTATGAAGGAGACGTTCATGTTGCTATACTGAGAGGATCACAAGAATACAAAGGGCAGAAACAACAATTATTTGAAGATGAATTATATTTAGTTGATAAAGAAATAAAAGATATTTCGATGTTAAAAGAGACAAATAGACCATTTATTCAATTTAAAAGTGATTCGACCTACTATGGACAAATACAAAATTGGTGGTATGGATTATTTTCAAATCCACCTAAGCGAACGATTGTAGTTGACCAAATTGAAACGTGCAAACAGCTTGTTTTAAATGGAATAGGTTATGCTCTTTTACCTTCGACTGTTTTAAAAGAAGTGCAGGAAAATATGTATAAAACACCTGTTCAATTAACGAGAGAAACATGGTTATTGACGAGTGACTCGGCAAGGCAGTTGAAGCAAGTACAAGCATTTTTAGAAATTATAGAAGAAATTCAAATGGAAAAATAA
- the cbpB gene encoding cyclic-di-AMP-binding protein CbpB, with the protein MISIPKDEFQQILVKDLMISSEKVAHVQIGNGLEHALLVLVKSGYSAIPVLDPMYKLHGLISTAMILDGILGLDHIEFERLENMKVEQVMKEEIPVLMLEDSFAKALEMTIDHPFICAVNAEGYFEGILTRRAILKLLNKKVRQHNR; encoded by the coding sequence ATGATTAGTATTCCGAAAGATGAGTTTCAACAAATTCTTGTGAAGGATTTAATGATTTCATCAGAAAAAGTAGCACATGTTCAAATAGGGAATGGTTTAGAACATGCTTTACTCGTTCTTGTGAAATCTGGATATTCGGCGATTCCTGTTTTAGACCCTATGTATAAATTACATGGGTTAATTAGTACTGCTATGATTTTAGATGGTATTTTAGGATTAGATCACATTGAGTTTGAAAGACTTGAGAATATGAAAGTGGAACAAGTGATGAAGGAAGAGATTCCAGTTCTTATGTTAGAAGATTCTTTTGCAAAAGCTTTAGAAATGACAATTGATCATCCTTTTATTTGCGCTGTCAATGCAGAAGGTTACTTCGAGGGTATTTTAACACGTCGGGCTATTTTAAAATTATTGAATAAAAAAGTGAGACAGCATAATCGATAA
- the abbA gene encoding antirepressor AbbA: MEKEFVLTREEENLLLDILFQQNYASEILAVELTDIENGLKQTDVTQYKKITRLFYRLKNKGY, from the coding sequence ATGGAAAAGGAATTTGTTTTAACAAGAGAAGAAGAAAATTTATTGTTGGATATTCTGTTTCAGCAAAATTACGCGAGCGAAATTTTAGCGGTAGAGCTTACAGACATTGAGAATGGTTTAAAACAGACCGATGTGACGCAATATAAAAAAATTACAAGATTGTTTTACCGATTAAAAAATAAAGGGTATTAA
- a CDS encoding ribonuclease H-like YkuK family protein translates to MDGEHTFYNVSERHLNFDMVFNRICSFIEKDPRNLYRLSIGTDSQAHQKDTRFITAIHIHRVGKGAWGCLHHKSVKNKPATLREKIYLETQFSQEIAYLFTPNHIQTIWDLLHPYAQDGAGFIMEIHLDIGNDGLTKEFILDMTMKIQAMGLTAKIKPDAYAAFSYANRYTK, encoded by the coding sequence GTGGACGGTGAGCATACATTTTATAATGTTTCAGAGAGACATTTGAATTTTGATATGGTATTTAACCGTATTTGTAGTTTCATTGAAAAGGATCCACGAAATTTATATCGATTATCTATTGGGACAGACTCACAAGCGCATCAAAAGGATACGAGGTTTATTACAGCGATACATATTCATCGGGTTGGAAAAGGAGCATGGGGATGTTTGCATCATAAATCAGTGAAAAATAAGCCAGCAACGTTGCGAGAGAAAATATATTTAGAAACACAGTTTAGTCAAGAAATCGCCTATTTATTTACTCCCAATCATATACAAACAATATGGGATTTATTGCACCCATACGCTCAAGATGGAGCAGGATTCATAATGGAAATTCATTTAGATATCGGGAATGATGGTTTAACAAAAGAATTTATTTTAGATATGACGATGAAAATTCAAGCAATGGGATTAACAGCGAAAATTAAACCAGATGCTTATGCGGCATTTAGTTATGCGAACAGATATACGAAATAA
- a CDS encoding YkuJ family protein: protein MSLLQGILTRLVSLQEQAESGEVAQRYFEVNGERKCSVKFFDKSEMYELEVYQQGEKPQVYQFDNIDMVAIEIYDIIN from the coding sequence ATGTCTCTACTCCAAGGAATTTTAACTCGACTTGTTAGTCTACAAGAACAAGCTGAAAGCGGTGAAGTAGCACAACGCTATTTTGAAGTGAACGGTGAGCGCAAATGTAGCGTGAAATTTTTCGATAAAAGTGAAATGTATGAATTAGAAGTGTATCAACAAGGTGAAAAACCTCAAGTGTATCAATTCGATAACATCGATATGGTTGCAATTGAGATTTATGATATCATTAATTGA
- a CDS encoding glutaredoxin family protein: MKKIEVYTQPDCPPCTIVKEFLKHNNVVYEEFDVKKDAAARNRLLYDYESYSTPTVVIDGEVVAGFQIEKLQQLLGIE; the protein is encoded by the coding sequence ATGAAAAAAATTGAGGTTTATACACAACCAGATTGTCCGCCTTGTACCATTGTGAAAGAATTTTTAAAACATAATAACGTTGTATATGAAGAATTTGACGTAAAAAAAGACGCTGCTGCACGCAATCGTCTTTTATATGACTATGAATCCTATTCAACTCCAACAGTTGTAATTGACGGAGAAGTTGTCGCAGGTTTTCAAATTGAAAAATTACAACAGCTACTCGGTATAGAATAG
- a CDS encoding DUF3993 domain-containing protein: protein MKKYGIWFVLFICVAFLVGYSVTTVLGKEEVKVDRKEVFTTIQKGYETQFSIRGKQISMNKMIETLSPYFTNNFLQVFTDENSRNEKQSGEYLLPAKEAPFSFNSETKMSYDEEHKNLYVYERAKSGQYQIVTLQKDNGKWKLAGYHESQELLTEIKRLQQL, encoded by the coding sequence ATGAAGAAATATGGAATATGGTTTGTTCTATTTATATGTGTTGCCTTTCTAGTTGGCTATAGTGTCACAACTGTTTTAGGAAAAGAAGAAGTGAAAGTGGATCGGAAAGAAGTGTTTACAACGATACAAAAAGGTTATGAGACGCAATTTTCAATTCGCGGGAAGCAAATATCTATGAATAAGATGATAGAGACGTTATCACCATATTTTACAAATAATTTCCTTCAAGTTTTTACAGATGAAAACAGTAGAAATGAAAAACAAAGTGGTGAATATTTACTTCCAGCAAAAGAAGCTCCGTTTTCCTTTAATTCAGAAACAAAAATGTCTTATGATGAAGAGCATAAAAATTTATATGTCTACGAGCGGGCAAAGAGTGGACAATATCAAATTGTGACATTGCAAAAAGATAATGGAAAATGGAAACTAGCAGGGTATCATGAAAGTCAGGAACTGTTGACTGAAATAAAAAGGTTACAACAATTATGA
- a CDS encoding EAL domain-containing protein encodes MIDALDVMSNLDKVLPYYQAIFSADEHTVIGYEVVGRIQTEEGIQSLASFFHDDSIPSEFQLEADNIIVEKALNRYLETDQKLLLFIHRNANVLMNDEDESLLQLLLMYEEQGLNLQRIVLEITEHECKEDIEQFNHLLMYYRTYGIQISINKVGTGTSNLERISVLAPDILKVDLTNLRQTALLQSYQDILYSLSLLARRIGATLLYEEIDAFYQLQYAWKNGGRYYQGNYLKECLPDFIETNVLKERLGNECHQFILHEKKKLQKIYNLTEMLRDRIGDVLSKQKKNEDINDWLLQFSQSISQYSFRIFICNEDGFQQSGNIMKKDGEWIIMPEYYMKNWSWRPYFLENIMKMRFENKARLSDLYADIETGEMVRTFSFPIDDENFLFIDLSYEYLYEEDVLF; translated from the coding sequence TTGATAGATGCGTTAGATGTAATGAGTAACTTGGATAAAGTCCTTCCTTATTATCAAGCTATTTTTAGTGCTGATGAGCATACAGTAATTGGATATGAAGTTGTAGGACGTATTCAAACAGAAGAGGGCATACAAAGTTTAGCATCTTTCTTCCATGATGATTCTATTCCGAGTGAGTTCCAACTTGAAGCGGATAACATCATTGTAGAAAAAGCGTTAAATAGGTATTTAGAAACGGATCAAAAATTATTATTATTTATACATCGGAATGCTAATGTATTAATGAATGATGAAGATGAAAGTTTACTTCAACTTTTGCTGATGTATGAAGAACAAGGTTTGAACTTACAACGCATTGTTCTAGAAATAACAGAACATGAATGTAAAGAAGATATAGAACAATTTAATCATTTACTGATGTATTATCGTACATATGGTATTCAAATTTCGATTAATAAAGTCGGAACGGGTACAAGTAATTTAGAGCGTATTAGCGTGTTAGCACCGGATATTTTAAAAGTAGATTTAACAAATTTAAGGCAAACTGCACTTTTACAATCTTATCAAGATATTTTATATTCCTTATCTTTACTTGCTAGAAGAATTGGTGCGACATTGTTATATGAAGAAATTGATGCTTTTTATCAACTACAATATGCTTGGAAAAACGGCGGTAGATATTATCAAGGTAATTATTTGAAAGAATGTTTACCTGATTTTATTGAAACGAATGTTTTAAAAGAGCGACTTGGTAATGAATGTCATCAATTTATTCTGCATGAGAAGAAGAAGTTACAAAAAATTTATAATTTAACAGAGATGTTACGTGATCGAATTGGTGATGTTCTGTCAAAACAAAAAAAGAATGAAGATATAAATGATTGGTTATTACAATTTAGCCAAAGCATATCACAATATAGTTTTCGGATATTTATTTGTAATGAAGATGGTTTCCAACAATCTGGTAATATTATGAAAAAAGATGGTGAATGGATCATTATGCCAGAGTATTATATGAAGAACTGGAGCTGGCGCCCGTATTTTTTAGAAAATATAATGAAAATGCGTTTTGAGAATAAGGCAAGACTTTCAGATTTATATGCTGATATCGAAACTGGTGAAATGGTACGAACATTTTCATTCCCGATTGATGATGAAAACTTTTTATTTATAGATTTATCGTATGAATATTTATATGAGGAAGATGTTTTATTTTAA
- the fadH gene encoding 2,4-dienoyl-CoA reductase, protein MKEKVVIITGGSSGMGKGMATRFAKEGARVVITGRTKEKLEEAKLEIEQFPGQVLSVQMDVRNTDDIQKMIEHIDEKFGRIDILINNAAGNFICPAEDLSVNGWNSVINIVLNGTFYCSQAVGKYWIDKGIKGNIINMVATYAWDAGPGVIHSAAAKAGVLAMTKTLAVEWGRKYGIRVNAIAPGPIERTGGADKLWISEEMAKRTIQSVPLGRLGTPEEIAGLAYYLCSDEAAYINGTCMTMDGGQHLHQYPF, encoded by the coding sequence GTGAAAGAGAAGGTAGTTATTATAACAGGTGGATCAAGTGGAATGGGAAAAGGGATGGCGACTCGTTTTGCGAAAGAAGGGGCACGAGTTGTTATTACAGGACGTACAAAAGAAAAGCTAGAAGAAGCAAAGTTAGAAATTGAACAGTTTCCAGGGCAAGTATTATCTGTACAAATGGATGTACGAAATACTGATGATATTCAAAAAATGATTGAACATATTGATGAGAAGTTTGGACGAATTGATATTTTAATAAATAATGCAGCCGGAAACTTTATTTGTCCAGCAGAGGACTTATCTGTGAATGGCTGGAATTCGGTAATTAATATTGTATTAAATGGTACATTTTATTGCAGTCAGGCTGTTGGTAAATATTGGATTGATAAAGGCATAAAAGGAAATATTATTAACATGGTGGCAACATATGCATGGGATGCAGGCCCAGGGGTTATCCATTCGGCAGCAGCTAAAGCTGGTGTATTAGCAATGACAAAAACGCTTGCTGTTGAGTGGGGACGTAAATATGGGATACGAGTTAACGCTATCGCACCAGGACCAATTGAACGTACAGGTGGTGCCGATAAATTATGGATTTCAGAAGAAATGGCTAAGCGTACAATACAAAGTGTCCCACTTGGTAGGCTAGGGACACCAGAAGAAATTGCGGGTCTAGCTTATTATTTATGTTCAGATGAAGCTGCATACATAAATGGAACTTGTATGACAATGGATGGTGGCCAGCATTTGCACCAATATCCATTTTAA
- a CDS encoding metallophosphoesterase, translated as MKKITRRNFLKSGIRTCLYSFITASIGYYYAKYIEPYLLSFTQHTLKSQLIPKGFHGMKILQFSDLHLGYYFSLQHLSQIVSKINAEKPDIVLFTGDLIDDYQTYTEAPFVASILKNIQAPFGKFSIYGNHDHGGYGTEYYDHIMRESGFELLQNSEKRIRLLDNSEISIFGLDDMLLGKPKIAETLQHAKQNIYTIVLVHEPDIAPQIATYPINLQLSGHSHGGQVQIPFLGAIITPSLAKEYIEGFYNIQGLTLYVNRGIGRTRVPFRFMSKPEITLFILQHP; from the coding sequence ATGAAGAAAATTACAAGAAGAAATTTTTTAAAATCTGGAATACGCACTTGTCTATATTCATTTATAACCGCTAGTATCGGCTATTATTATGCTAAATATATAGAGCCCTATTTGCTTTCTTTTACGCAACACACACTTAAATCACAGCTCATACCAAAAGGTTTTCATGGTATGAAGATCCTTCAATTTAGCGATTTACATCTCGGATACTATTTCTCTCTCCAACATTTATCTCAAATCGTTTCCAAGATTAATGCTGAAAAGCCAGATATTGTCCTTTTTACTGGTGATCTCATTGATGATTACCAAACATATACCGAGGCTCCTTTTGTTGCATCCATTTTAAAGAATATACAGGCACCCTTCGGTAAATTTTCTATTTATGGTAACCACGACCATGGTGGATATGGAACTGAATACTATGATCACATCATGCGCGAATCTGGATTTGAACTTTTGCAAAATAGTGAAAAACGAATTCGGTTACTGGATAATAGTGAAATTTCTATTTTCGGGCTCGATGATATGCTACTAGGTAAACCAAAAATAGCGGAAACTTTACAACATGCAAAACAAAATATTTATACAATTGTTCTCGTTCACGAACCAGATATCGCGCCACAAATCGCTACATATCCAATCAATCTTCAACTTTCTGGTCATAGCCATGGCGGACAAGTACAAATTCCTTTTTTAGGTGCTATTATTACCCCGTCGCTTGCAAAAGAATATATTGAAGGTTTCTATAACATTCAAGGTTTGACTCTCTATGTCAATCGAGGTATTGGAAGAACACGTGTCCCATTCCGCTTTATGTCAAAACCTGAAATTACACTCTTCATCCTACAACATCCGTAA
- a CDS encoding polyphosphate kinase, translated as MELLKGNLVNLNDTAYYNNRELSWLAFNERVLQEAQDENNPLLERLKFISIFSSNLDEFFMVRVAGLKDQVSAGFNQPENKAGLTPKKQLNKIAIKAHDLMTVQYDTFKGYVLPALELEGIERLTFHDLTKEQREFIEEYFDEQIFPVLTPVAIDAYRPFPMLLNKSLNLATILYDEKQAEEENRTKLGIVQVPSLLERFIFLPSEGQKHKFILLEDVISGFTHKLFTGYNVSPVTRFRITRNADLTIHEEGARDLLKVIEKELKKRKWGAAVRLEVGKEHIDERVLALLYEVLEVKDEDVYMMDGPLDLTCLFSLYKKLAPLYEHLVYPALIPQPPQDLGDEEDVFEKAIEHDILLHHPFESFQPVVDFVRDAADDSNVLAIKQTLYRVSGDSPIIQALKVAAEKGKQVTVLVELKARFDEENNVNWAKELEQAGCHVIYGVSHLKTHSKITLVVRRRNGKIERFVHLGTGNYNDATAKLYTDFGYITSRKDFGVDATNFFNYLSGYTKKPHFHHLSVAPFDIREQFMELIDEEIRYHRQYGNGYIIAKMNSLTDKPLIKKMYEASQAGVRIELIVRGTCCLRPGIPNVSENIRVVSVVGRYLEHSRIYYFHHNGDEKIYLSSADLMTRNMEKRVEISFPILDIEMKARIKAILQLILADNVKTREQNKDGDYYYIINSSIEEIDSQVNLFKMAYQNTDAE; from the coding sequence ATGGAATTGCTAAAGGGGAATTTAGTAAATTTAAATGATACAGCGTATTATAATAACCGCGAGTTGAGCTGGTTAGCTTTTAATGAACGTGTACTACAAGAAGCGCAAGATGAAAATAATCCACTTTTAGAAAGATTAAAGTTTATTAGTATTTTCAGTTCAAATTTAGATGAATTTTTTATGGTGCGCGTAGCAGGTTTGAAAGATCAAGTAAGTGCTGGATTTAATCAGCCAGAAAATAAAGCAGGTTTAACACCGAAGAAACAATTAAATAAGATTGCGATAAAAGCTCATGACTTAATGACTGTACAGTATGATACGTTTAAAGGTTACGTATTGCCAGCGCTTGAACTAGAGGGGATTGAGCGTCTAACATTCCATGATTTGACGAAAGAGCAGAGGGAATTTATCGAAGAGTATTTTGATGAACAAATCTTTCCAGTGTTAACTCCTGTAGCTATTGATGCGTATCGTCCATTTCCTATGTTATTAAATAAAAGCTTGAATTTAGCTACTATTTTATACGATGAGAAGCAGGCAGAGGAAGAAAATCGCACGAAGTTAGGAATTGTCCAAGTGCCTTCTTTACTGGAGCGTTTCATATTTTTACCGAGTGAAGGGCAAAAGCATAAATTTATTTTATTAGAAGATGTAATTAGTGGTTTTACTCATAAATTATTCACAGGATATAACGTATCACCTGTTACTCGTTTCCGTATTACACGTAATGCGGATTTAACAATCCATGAAGAAGGTGCACGCGATTTATTAAAAGTAATTGAAAAAGAATTGAAAAAGCGTAAGTGGGGAGCTGCCGTTCGTTTAGAAGTTGGTAAAGAACACATTGATGAAAGAGTGTTAGCGTTATTGTATGAGGTGTTGGAAGTAAAAGATGAAGATGTGTACATGATGGATGGACCGTTAGATTTAACATGTTTATTCTCCTTATATAAAAAATTAGCGCCTTTATATGAACATCTAGTATATCCGGCTCTTATTCCTCAACCTCCTCAAGATTTAGGTGATGAGGAAGATGTATTTGAAAAAGCGATAGAACATGATATTTTATTACACCATCCCTTTGAGTCGTTTCAGCCAGTCGTTGATTTTGTCCGTGATGCGGCAGATGACTCGAATGTACTTGCAATCAAACAAACATTATATCGTGTAAGTGGAGATTCTCCAATAATTCAGGCGTTGAAGGTAGCAGCTGAAAAAGGAAAACAAGTGACGGTATTGGTTGAGTTAAAGGCGAGGTTTGATGAAGAGAATAATGTTAATTGGGCTAAAGAATTGGAACAGGCCGGATGTCACGTTATTTACGGAGTAAGTCACTTGAAAACGCATAGTAAAATTACGTTAGTTGTAAGAAGAAGAAACGGAAAAATTGAAAGGTTTGTACATCTTGGAACCGGAAATTATAATGATGCAACAGCGAAGTTGTATACCGATTTTGGATATATTACATCGCGAAAAGACTTTGGTGTAGATGCAACAAATTTCTTTAATTATTTGAGTGGTTATACAAAAAAACCGCATTTTCATCATTTATCTGTTGCCCCGTTTGATATAAGAGAGCAGTTTATGGAGTTAATAGATGAGGAAATTCGTTACCATAGACAATATGGAAATGGATATATTATCGCTAAGATGAATTCGTTAACAGATAAACCGTTAATAAAAAAAATGTATGAAGCATCGCAAGCTGGGGTAAGGATAGAGCTCATCGTTAGAGGGACATGTTGTTTAAGACCTGGTATTCCAAATGTAAGTGAAAATATTCGTGTAGTTAGTGTTGTGGGAAGATATTTAGAACATAGCCGTATTTATTATTTCCATCATAATGGAGATGAAAAAATATATTTATCTTCAGCTGATTTGATGACGCGAAATATGGAAAAACGAGTAGAAATATCCTTCCCGATTTTAGATATTGAAATGAAAGCGAGAATAAAGGCAATTTTACAGCTGATTTTAGCTGATAATGTGAAAACACGTGAACAAAATAAAGATGGTGACTATTATTATATAATTAATAGTAGTATAGAAGAAATTGATAGCCAAGTGAATTTATTTAAGATGGCGTACCAAAATACAGATGCTGAATAA